The proteins below are encoded in one region of Caballeronia sp. SL2Y3:
- a CDS encoding sugar ABC transporter ATP-binding protein, whose product MTDAPVLETIGLSKSFPGVRALHDVRFRLFPGEVHTLMGQNGAGKSTLINVLTGVHEPDAGEIRLAGQPVHFTAPLEAEAAGIQTLYQEVNLCPNLSVAENMFAGRQPKRRGAIDWRTIHARAQAALAELNVTVDVTKSLDTYPIAVQQMVAIARALSVDARVLILDEPTSSLDDGEVTRLFDVLRKLRDSGLAILFVTHFLEQTYAISDRITVMRNGEREGEYLAKDLPVELLVSKMVGHERMTERLERAATEAPAEQSSVAPFLEMRGVARRGVMNPVDIDVQPGQILGLAGLLGSGRTETARLLFGAERSDAGATRIGGKTVKLHSPRDAVRHGMGYCPEDRKKEGIVADLSIRENIILAVQARRGLWRCIGKAKQREIANRYIQQFGIKARDAEQPIGLLSGGNQQKVLLARWLATEPKMLILDEPTRGIDVAAKFEIMDRVLALCAKGLSILFISSEVSEVVRVSHRIAVLRDRRKVAEVAGHTASEDDVYRLIAGGSE is encoded by the coding sequence ATGACCGACGCTCCCGTGCTCGAAACGATCGGCCTGTCGAAGTCTTTCCCCGGCGTGCGCGCGTTGCATGACGTCCGCTTTCGCTTGTTCCCCGGCGAGGTTCACACGCTCATGGGGCAGAACGGCGCGGGCAAGTCGACGCTCATCAACGTGCTCACCGGCGTGCACGAGCCCGACGCCGGCGAGATCCGGCTCGCCGGCCAACCGGTGCACTTCACCGCGCCGCTCGAAGCGGAAGCGGCCGGCATTCAGACGCTGTATCAGGAAGTGAATCTGTGCCCGAACTTGTCGGTGGCCGAGAACATGTTCGCGGGCCGGCAGCCGAAGCGGCGCGGCGCAATCGACTGGCGAACGATTCACGCGCGCGCACAAGCGGCGCTCGCCGAACTCAACGTCACGGTGGACGTCACCAAGTCGCTCGATACGTATCCCATCGCGGTGCAGCAGATGGTGGCGATCGCGCGGGCGCTGTCGGTCGATGCGCGCGTGCTCATCCTCGACGAACCCACATCCAGTCTCGACGACGGCGAAGTCACGCGGCTCTTCGACGTGCTGCGCAAACTGCGCGATTCCGGTCTCGCGATTCTCTTCGTCACGCACTTTCTGGAACAGACTTACGCGATATCCGACCGCATCACGGTCATGCGCAATGGCGAGCGCGAAGGCGAATATCTCGCCAAGGACTTGCCCGTCGAACTGCTCGTGTCGAAGATGGTCGGCCATGAACGCATGACCGAGCGGCTGGAACGCGCGGCGACGGAAGCGCCCGCTGAACAGAGCAGCGTGGCGCCGTTCCTGGAGATGCGCGGCGTGGCGCGGCGCGGCGTGATGAATCCCGTCGATATCGACGTGCAGCCCGGACAGATACTCGGACTCGCCGGTCTGCTCGGCTCGGGCCGCACCGAAACCGCGCGGCTTCTGTTCGGCGCGGAGCGTTCGGATGCGGGCGCGACGCGTATCGGCGGCAAGACGGTGAAGCTGCATTCGCCGCGCGATGCGGTGCGTCACGGCATGGGCTACTGTCCCGAAGACCGCAAGAAGGAAGGCATCGTCGCGGATCTCTCCATACGCGAGAACATCATCCTCGCGGTGCAGGCGCGGCGCGGACTGTGGCGCTGCATCGGCAAGGCGAAGCAGCGCGAGATCGCCAATCGCTATATCCAGCAGTTCGGCATCAAGGCGCGCGACGCGGAGCAGCCCATCGGCCTGTTATCGGGCGGCAATCAGCAGAAGGTGCTGCTTGCGCGCTGGCTCGCGACCGAACCGAAGATGCTGATTCTCGACGAACCGACGCGCGGCATCGACGTGGCCGCGAAGTTCGAGATCATGGACCGCGTGCTCGCGCTGTGCGCGAAGGGCCTTTCCATTCTCTTCATCTCGTCGGAAGTGAGCGAGGTCGTGCGCGTGAGTCACCGGATCGCGGTGCTGCGCGATCGACGCAAGGTCGCCGAAGTCGCGGGCCATACTGCGTCCGAAGATGACGTGTACCGGCTCATCGCGGGAGGCTCGGAATGA
- a CDS encoding NAD(P)/FAD-dependent oxidoreductase — MNTENSMNAEVDVAIIGAGPSGAVAAALLRKAGRSVLVLERQHFPRFSIGESLLPQSMAYLEEAGMLRAVVEAGFQYKNGAQFVYRDQAAAYDFRDKHSDGWGTTYQVERAVFDDLLIRCAMEQGADVRFGHTVLAMKTGDAPVLDVVDEAGTQYQVHARFVLDASGFGRVLPRLLNLEAPTRLATRAAIFTHVRDGIPVEAHDRNKITVAVHPEHRDVWYWMIPLANGRSSVGCVAEAAFLDVDEAEREQKLRSLIQSEPTLNRLIGNAPFLMPVRHIGGYSANVEALHGEGYALLGNAGEFLDPVFSSGVTIALRSAHLAVETLDRQLNGEVIDWHAHYDVPLRRGIDTFRAFVERWYSGKLQDIIFAPNQTPVIRRMVSAVLAGYAWDETNPYVADAARRLDSLHAACMLRD, encoded by the coding sequence ATGAACACAGAAAATTCGATGAACGCTGAAGTCGATGTCGCCATCATCGGCGCGGGACCGTCGGGCGCGGTCGCTGCCGCGCTGCTGCGCAAAGCCGGTCGATCCGTGCTGGTGCTCGAACGCCAGCATTTCCCGCGCTTTTCGATCGGCGAAAGTCTCTTGCCGCAAAGCATGGCGTATCTCGAGGAAGCGGGCATGCTGCGCGCGGTCGTCGAAGCGGGCTTTCAGTACAAGAACGGCGCGCAATTCGTGTATCGCGATCAGGCGGCGGCTTATGACTTCCGCGACAAGCATTCCGACGGATGGGGCACGACGTATCAGGTGGAACGAGCGGTATTCGACGACTTGCTCATCCGCTGTGCGATGGAGCAGGGCGCGGACGTGCGCTTCGGTCACACCGTGCTCGCGATGAAGACGGGCGATGCGCCGGTGCTCGATGTCGTCGACGAAGCCGGTACGCAGTATCAGGTGCATGCGCGCTTCGTGCTCGACGCAAGCGGTTTCGGACGCGTGCTGCCACGGCTTCTCAACCTCGAAGCGCCGACGCGCCTTGCCACGCGCGCGGCCATTTTCACGCATGTGCGCGACGGCATTCCGGTCGAGGCGCACGATCGCAACAAGATTACCGTGGCCGTGCATCCCGAGCATCGCGATGTGTGGTACTGGATGATTCCGCTCGCGAATGGGCGGTCGTCCGTGGGTTGCGTGGCCGAAGCGGCGTTTCTCGACGTCGATGAAGCCGAGCGCGAGCAGAAGCTCCGTTCGCTGATTCAGAGCGAACCGACGCTGAACCGCTTGATCGGCAATGCGCCTTTTCTGATGCCGGTGCGGCATATCGGTGGTTATTCCGCGAACGTCGAAGCGCTGCACGGCGAGGGGTATGCGCTGCTCGGCAACGCGGGCGAGTTCCTCGATCCGGTGTTCTCGTCGGGGGTGACCATTGCGCTGCGTTCGGCGCATCTCGCCGTTGAGACACTCGACCGTCAATTGAATGGCGAGGTCATCGACTGGCACGCGCATTACGACGTGCCGTTGCGCCGTGGCATCGACACGTTCCGCGCGTTCGTTGAGCGCTGGTATTCGGGGAAATTGCAGGACATCATCTTTGCACCGAATCAGACGCCTGTGATCCGACGCATGGTCAGCGCCGTGCTGGCCGGGTACGCGTGGGACGAGACGAATCCGTATGTCGCGGATGCCGCGCGACGGCTGGATAGCCTGCATGCCGCGTGCATGCTGCGTGATTGA
- the yjfF gene encoding galactofuranose ABC transporter, permease protein YjfF — MRNVFDRVTDPRVLPIVITIVLFAALFGFGSVMYTGFFSLQVLLGLLIDNAFLLIVAIGMTFVIVSGGIDLSVGSVVALTTILCAVFAEKLHWPVWVIVPLVLAAGALYGAAMGALIHFFKLQPFIVTLAGMFLARGACFLITTQSITINDPTFHALSGFHVDVGGASVTAGALVAVATLLVAIFVAHFTRFGRNVYAVGGNERSALLMGLPVARTKVGVYALSGFCSALGGVVFTLYVLSGYGLQGQGMELDAIAATVIGGTLLTGGVGYVIGSVFGVGILGTIQTLITFDGTLSSWWTRIVIGALLCAFCLLQRVIERHAARRKSNGTTLGEGLKRKNAPEPLTSDAPGEAKPLGLVPRS; from the coding sequence ATGAGAAATGTGTTCGACCGCGTGACGGACCCGCGCGTCTTGCCCATCGTCATCACCATCGTGCTGTTTGCCGCGCTCTTCGGCTTCGGTTCGGTGATGTACACCGGCTTCTTCTCGCTGCAAGTGCTGCTCGGCCTTTTGATCGACAACGCGTTCCTGCTGATCGTCGCCATCGGCATGACGTTCGTCATCGTGTCGGGTGGCATCGATCTGTCGGTCGGCTCGGTCGTCGCGCTGACCACCATTCTCTGCGCCGTCTTCGCCGAGAAGCTGCACTGGCCGGTGTGGGTCATCGTGCCGCTGGTGCTCGCGGCGGGCGCGCTCTACGGAGCCGCCATGGGCGCGCTCATTCACTTCTTCAAGCTGCAGCCGTTCATCGTGACACTGGCCGGTATGTTCCTCGCGCGCGGCGCCTGCTTTCTGATCACGACGCAATCCATCACGATCAACGATCCCACTTTCCACGCGCTCTCCGGGTTTCATGTGGATGTCGGCGGAGCGTCGGTCACGGCGGGCGCGCTCGTCGCCGTCGCGACGCTGCTGGTGGCGATCTTCGTCGCGCACTTCACGCGCTTTGGCCGCAACGTCTATGCGGTCGGCGGCAACGAACGGTCGGCATTGCTGATGGGCTTGCCGGTCGCGCGCACCAAAGTCGGTGTCTACGCGTTGAGCGGTTTCTGTTCGGCGCTCGGCGGCGTGGTCTTCACGCTCTATGTGCTCTCTGGATACGGGCTGCAAGGGCAGGGCATGGAACTCGACGCCATCGCCGCGACGGTGATCGGCGGGACGCTGCTTACGGGCGGCGTGGGTTACGTGATCGGCTCGGTGTTCGGCGTCGGCATCCTCGGCACTATTCAGACGCTGATCACGTTCGACGGCACGCTCAGTTCGTGGTGGACGCGCATTGTCATCGGCGCGTTGCTGTGCGCGTTCTGTTTGCTGCAACGCGTGATCGAGCGGCACGCGGCTCGTCGGAAGTCGAACGGCACCACGCTCGGGGAAGGGCTGAAGCGCAAGAACGCACCGGAGCCGTTGACGTCCGATGCGCCCGGCGAAGCGAAGCCGCTCGGATTGGTGCCGCGCAGTTGA
- a CDS encoding class I SAM-dependent methyltransferase yields the protein MQFTETSNVPFVPETSFGVWFLRTHTWEHHVLRVAINDLKRLIDFPLPTAPVIVDVGCGQGLSFRLLAQAFKPQRIVGIDFHEPSLALAAQSAQVCAQRPDTAATQIELLHGDCANLPLQDASADIVFCHQTFHHLVEQERALAEFRRVLKPGGVLMFAESTDAYIKSWVIRLLFRHPMQVQKSADGYLDMIRNGGFSFGPHNVSLPYLWWSRAKDFGLLERIGLHTPKPGKRRETLVNVVARKTSD from the coding sequence GTGCAGTTCACCGAAACATCGAATGTGCCGTTCGTGCCCGAGACATCTTTCGGCGTCTGGTTCCTGCGCACGCATACGTGGGAGCACCACGTTCTGCGCGTCGCGATCAACGACCTCAAGCGCCTCATCGACTTTCCGTTGCCCACCGCGCCCGTGATCGTCGATGTCGGCTGCGGTCAGGGCTTGTCGTTCCGTCTGCTTGCGCAAGCGTTCAAGCCGCAGCGCATCGTCGGCATCGACTTTCACGAGCCGTCGCTCGCGCTTGCGGCCCAATCCGCGCAAGTCTGCGCCCAGCGCCCCGATACGGCAGCGACGCAAATCGAGTTGCTTCACGGCGATTGCGCGAATCTTCCGCTGCAGGACGCGAGCGCCGATATCGTCTTCTGTCATCAGACGTTTCATCACCTCGTCGAACAGGAACGCGCGCTTGCCGAATTCCGTCGCGTACTCAAGCCAGGCGGCGTGCTCATGTTCGCCGAATCGACGGATGCCTATATCAAGTCCTGGGTCATCCGGCTGCTTTTTCGTCATCCGATGCAAGTGCAAAAGAGCGCCGACGGCTATCTCGACATGATCCGCAACGGCGGTTTCAGCTTCGGACCGCACAACGTTTCGCTGCCGTATCTGTGGTGGAGCCGCGCGAAAGATTTCGGGCTGCTCGAACGCATCGGGCTCCATACGCCGAAGCCCGGGAAGCGGCGTGAAACGCTCGTGAACGTCGTCGCAAGAAAGACCTCTGATTGA
- a CDS encoding beta-ketoacyl synthase, whose product MNRARGMQRVVVTGMGIVSCLGNALDTVSAALREGRSGITRIDAWRERGFGSQVAAVASVADEPPFDRKLERFMGETARFACHAARKAIDDARLDHALLRSPKVGAVIGSGVGAMAEYDAALCIAVTRGIERTPPYTVPKAMSSTASANVAQAFGIEGVAYSPSSACTTSALAIGQAMQLIQTGRQQIVLAGGSEALHDNMTLMFDAMHALSRGFNEAPSQASRPYDSARDGFVIGSGAGVLVLEALEHALARGARIYAELTGFGESTDGAGMVSPHSHGISRALRMALDQAGASPDYINTHAPSTPLGDVEELRALQTVFGANVPPFSSTKGLTGHPLGASGVHEAIYTLLMMRDGFIAGTRTAGSPEPLALGMPLVRETGEARIERAMSVSFGFGGSSASLVFERFQPLPVGA is encoded by the coding sequence ATGAACCGAGCGCGAGGCATGCAGCGCGTCGTCGTGACGGGCATGGGCATCGTATCGTGTCTGGGCAATGCGCTCGACACGGTCAGCGCTGCGTTGAGGGAAGGGCGTTCCGGCATCACGCGCATCGACGCGTGGCGCGAGCGAGGCTTCGGCTCGCAAGTGGCGGCGGTGGCGTCGGTGGCAGATGAGCCGCCTTTCGATCGCAAGCTCGAACGGTTCATGGGCGAGACGGCGCGCTTCGCGTGCCACGCCGCGCGCAAAGCCATCGACGACGCGCGGCTCGATCACGCCCTGCTGCGTTCGCCGAAAGTCGGCGCGGTGATCGGCTCGGGCGTCGGCGCGATGGCCGAGTACGACGCGGCACTGTGCATCGCGGTGACGCGCGGCATCGAAAGAACGCCGCCGTACACGGTACCGAAGGCGATGAGCAGCACCGCATCCGCGAATGTCGCGCAGGCATTCGGCATCGAGGGCGTCGCGTATTCGCCTTCGTCGGCGTGCACGACATCCGCGCTCGCCATCGGACAAGCCATGCAGTTGATCCAGACCGGACGTCAGCAGATCGTGCTCGCGGGCGGCAGCGAGGCGCTGCACGACAACATGACGCTGATGTTCGACGCGATGCACGCGTTGTCGCGCGGTTTCAACGAAGCGCCTTCGCAAGCCTCGCGCCCTTACGACAGCGCGCGCGACGGCTTCGTGATCGGCTCCGGCGCCGGCGTGCTGGTGCTCGAGGCGCTCGAACACGCGCTCGCACGCGGCGCGCGCATCTACGCGGAACTGACTGGCTTCGGCGAGAGCACGGACGGCGCGGGCATGGTGTCGCCGCACTCGCACGGCATATCGCGGGCGCTACGCATGGCGCTGGACCAAGCGGGCGCATCGCCCGATTACATCAACACGCACGCGCCTTCCACGCCGCTCGGCGACGTCGAAGAACTGCGCGCGTTGCAGACGGTGTTCGGTGCGAACGTGCCGCCATTTTCGTCGACGAAGGGCCTGACGGGACATCCGCTCGGCGCGAGCGGCGTGCATGAAGCGATCTACACATTGCTGATGATGCGCGACGGTTTCATCGCAGGCACGCGAACGGCCGGCTCGCCTGAACCGCTCGCGCTTGGCATGCCGCTCGTGCGCGAGACAGGCGAGGCGCGCATCGAGCGCGCGATGTCAGTGTCGTTCGGTTTCGGCGGCAGTTCCGCGAGCCTCGTGTTCGAAAGATTTCAGCCGCTGCCCGTCGGCGCATAA
- a CDS encoding excinuclease ABC subunit A — MKRLFFCAALAAMLLSSQAFARNTIRIYPVAPALVSEPDKVDKNIPLYFAGQAHPAVVKSLGVFATNKKTNAFGKSDEDACQHVFLSAVMELQERARKEGGDAVINIKSNYQNVERESATEFTCGAGAVVAGVALKGEVVKLKN; from the coding sequence ATGAAGCGTCTTTTCTTTTGCGCGGCACTTGCCGCCATGCTGCTTTCGTCGCAAGCGTTCGCGCGCAATACGATCCGGATCTATCCCGTCGCACCCGCGCTGGTCAGCGAACCCGATAAGGTCGACAAGAACATTCCGCTCTATTTCGCGGGACAAGCGCATCCGGCGGTGGTGAAATCGCTCGGTGTGTTCGCGACCAACAAGAAGACCAACGCGTTCGGCAAGAGCGACGAGGACGCTTGCCAGCACGTCTTCCTTTCGGCTGTGATGGAGTTGCAGGAGCGCGCCCGCAAGGAAGGCGGCGACGCGGTCATCAATATCAAGAGTAACTACCAGAACGTGGAGCGCGAGAGCGCAACGGAATTCACGTGCGGCGCGGGCGCCGTGGTTGCAGGGGTCGCGCTGAAGGGCGAAGTGGTCAAGCTGAAGAACTGA
- a CDS encoding ABC transporter permease, producing MNTIKAMSQHPLVWPCLTLIALCVLDLSHNANFLSITMLDGHLFGAPIDILNRAAPLVLVSLGMTLVIATRGIDISVGAIVAIAGATAATILADDPSRVPLAIAAALGVGVLGGMWNGLLVAFIGMQPIIATLILMVAGRGVAQLLTGGQIIPIGAKGYLLVGGGYLASVPCSVWVACGALVLTALLVNRTALGLFIRAIGVNPVATRLVGLGSSMIVFGVYAFSGLAAAMAGVLASSNVRSADGNNAGLLLELDAILAVTLGGTSLLGGRFSLAGTVLGALIIQTLTYTTYSIGVPPEATLVVKAAVVLVVSVIQSATARTVLMRQLKRVFPVASKQPLAESSK from the coding sequence ATGAACACGATCAAGGCAATGTCTCAGCATCCGCTCGTGTGGCCGTGCCTGACGCTGATCGCGCTGTGCGTGCTCGATCTCTCGCACAACGCGAACTTCCTCTCCATCACGATGCTCGACGGCCATCTGTTCGGCGCGCCCATCGACATTCTCAATCGTGCGGCGCCGCTCGTGCTCGTGTCGCTCGGCATGACGCTCGTGATCGCGACGCGGGGCATCGACATCTCCGTGGGCGCGATCGTCGCCATCGCGGGCGCGACCGCCGCCACGATTCTCGCCGACGATCCGTCGCGCGTGCCGCTCGCCATCGCGGCGGCGCTCGGAGTCGGCGTGCTCGGCGGCATGTGGAACGGCTTGCTGGTGGCGTTCATCGGCATGCAGCCGATCATCGCGACGCTCATTCTGATGGTCGCGGGACGCGGCGTCGCGCAGTTGCTGACGGGCGGACAGATCATCCCCATCGGCGCAAAGGGCTATCTGCTCGTCGGTGGCGGCTATCTTGCGAGCGTGCCGTGTTCCGTGTGGGTCGCATGCGGCGCGCTCGTGCTGACCGCGCTCCTCGTCAACCGCACGGCGCTCGGCCTGTTCATCCGCGCTATCGGCGTGAATCCGGTCGCGACGAGGCTCGTCGGCTTGGGTTCGAGCATGATCGTGTTCGGCGTGTATGCGTTCTCGGGCCTTGCGGCCGCGATGGCAGGCGTGCTCGCCAGTTCGAACGTGCGCAGCGCCGACGGCAACAACGCCGGGCTGCTGCTCGAACTCGACGCGATCCTCGCCGTCACGCTCGGCGGCACGTCGCTGCTCGGCGGGCGCTTCAGTCTCGCGGGCACCGTGCTCGGCGCGCTCATCATCCAGACGCTCACTTACACGACATATTCCATCGGCGTGCCGCCCGAAGCGACGCTCGTCGTCAAGGCGGCGGTCGTGCTGGTGGTGAGCGTCATTCAATCGGCCACTGCGCGCACGGTGCTGATGCGTCAGTTGAAGCGCGTCTTCCCGGTCGCATCGAAACAGCCGCTCGCGGAGTCATCGAAATGA
- a CDS encoding ABC transporter substrate-binding protein, which yields MLGSVLLFAAGISAHAENKQITLGFAQVGAESAWRTANTVSVKTAAKDAGINLKFSDAQQKQENQIKAIRSYIAQKVDVIAFSPVVESGWEPILVEAKNAKIPVILTDRNIDVKDKSLYVTMIGSDFLEEGRRGGKWLEDHYKNEKGPINIVELQGTVGSAPANDRRAGLLEVIKNDPKFKVIASQSGDFTLAGGKQVMEAFVKTYGKQINVVYAHNDDMALGAIQAMEEAGMKPGKDVTVVSFDATKGGFEAMIAGKINVDVECSPLLGPQLMTAVKDIVAGKQLPKRIVTEETIFPMSVAAQTLPQRKY from the coding sequence ATGCTTGGTTCGGTCCTGTTGTTTGCCGCGGGCATCAGCGCACATGCCGAGAACAAGCAGATCACGCTGGGCTTCGCGCAGGTCGGCGCCGAAAGCGCGTGGCGGACCGCCAATACCGTCTCCGTTAAAACGGCCGCCAAGGACGCGGGCATCAACCTCAAATTCTCCGATGCCCAGCAGAAGCAGGAAAATCAGATCAAGGCTATCCGCTCCTATATCGCCCAGAAAGTGGATGTCATCGCGTTCTCTCCGGTCGTCGAATCCGGATGGGAGCCGATTCTCGTCGAAGCGAAGAACGCCAAGATTCCGGTCATTCTCACCGACCGCAATATCGATGTGAAAGACAAGTCGCTCTATGTGACGATGATCGGCTCCGACTTCCTCGAAGAAGGCCGTCGTGGCGGCAAGTGGCTGGAAGATCACTATAAGAACGAGAAAGGGCCAATCAATATCGTGGAATTGCAGGGCACGGTCGGCTCGGCTCCGGCCAACGACCGGCGCGCGGGTCTGCTGGAGGTCATCAAGAACGACCCGAAGTTCAAGGTCATCGCTTCGCAAAGCGGCGACTTCACGCTCGCGGGCGGCAAGCAGGTCATGGAAGCGTTCGTGAAGACCTACGGCAAGCAGATCAACGTGGTCTACGCGCATAACGACGACATGGCGCTCGGCGCGATTCAGGCGATGGAAGAGGCCGGCATGAAGCCCGGCAAGGACGTGACCGTCGTTTCGTTCGACGCCACCAAGGGCGGCTTCGAAGCGATGATCGCCGGCAAGATCAATGTGGACGTCGAATGCAGTCCGCTGCTCGGGCCGCAGTTGATGACCGCAGTGAAGGATATCGTCGCGGGCAAGCAATTGCCCAAGCGCATCGTGACCGAAGAAACCATCTTCCCGATGAGCGTGGCCGCGCAAACCCTGCCGCAGCGCAAGTACTAA